CAGGACCTCGGGCCGGGGCTTGCGTCCGGAGCTGAACGAGAAGCGCTCCGGCTCCACCGTCAGCGCGCTCATGCCTTCGCCTCCCCACCGGTGGGGCAGAACGTGTCGGCGATGATCCGCGGCGTGCGGAAGAAGTTCATCGTCAACTTGTCCTCGGGCACCTCCAGCGAGAGCTCGCTCTCGATGAAGCCCATCAGGTCGATGATGCGCATGGAGTTGATGAGGCGGTTCTCGAACAGCGCGGTGTCCTGGCCGATGTCGGCGGTGATGCCGTTCTCCCTGCACAGCTTGCGGATGAACGTCAGCAACCGCTCCTCGAACTGATTCCTGTCCATGATGGGTTCCTCGTCAGCTCCGGTTGCGTCCCCAGCCGGTGGCCACGCAGTGGCGCAGCACGTCGCGCAGCAGCCGCCGGGGAGGGGGCGGCTTCACCTGCTCGCCGATCAGCGCGTGCACGGACCGGGTGTCGAACACCTGCGCTGCCAGCAGGTGCCCATACATGGTGTCCCCCAGGCGGATGACCTCGTGGGAGCGTGGGT
The sequence above is drawn from the Archangium gephyra genome and encodes:
- a CDS encoding acyl carrier protein, producing MDRNQFEERLLTFIRKLCRENGITADIGQDTALFENRLINSMRIIDLMGFIESELSLEVPEDKLTMNFFRTPRIIADTFCPTGGEAKA